The proteins below come from a single Ostrinia nubilalis chromosome Z, ilOstNubi1.1, whole genome shotgun sequence genomic window:
- the LOC135086794 gene encoding uncharacterized protein LOC135086794 produces the protein MCAPKLNKEVAAALNDMAKKRDQVIETRQKQMSTALACVGQALQMCIGDHQQQKLTIIKKLNEAGRLLSDSIFLETKGRRNLVLSTINKDLKDSLLETESGDYLFGDNLIEKIKTAKAVQKSGKELKVIVNDKKKTFVRRPETSAKNDNNRALNWRGPPRVGSQRFQRSGGPTYNRQQQASKKNEDKTLPRRGKK, from the coding sequence ATGTGTGCTCCAAAACTTAACAAAGAAGTTGCCGCTGCTCTGAATGACATGGCTAAGAAAAGGGATCAAGTTATTGAAACCCGACAGAAACAAATGTCTACAGCCTTGGCTTGTGTAGGCCAAGCTCTACAGATGTGTATTGGAGATCATCAACAACAAAAACTGACAATTATAAAGAAGCTGAATGAAGCGGGAAGGCTGCTAAGTGACTCCATATTTCTAGAAACAAAAGGACGAAGAAACTTGGTACTCTCAACAATAAATAAAGATCTAAAGGACTCGTTATTGGAAACTGAGAGTGGAGATTACTTATTTGGTGACAATCTAATTGAGAAGATAAAAACTGCTAAGGCAGTCCAAAAATCAGGAAAGGAGTTAAAAGTGATAGTGAATGACAAAAAGAAAACCTTTGTAAGGCGACCTGAAACCAGTGCAAAGAACGACAACAACCGAGCTTTAAACTGGCGGGGCCCTCCTCGGGTGGGATCACAGAGGTTCCAGAGGTCAGGCGGGCCGACATACAATCGCCAACAACAAGCCAGCAAGAAGAACGAGGACAAGACATTGCCGAGACGAGGGAAGAAATAA